A single genomic interval of Dehalococcoidia bacterium harbors:
- a CDS encoding GNAT family N-acetyltransferase → MEYVVQQAELDTIQEHWHQLLARSPADCVFCTPEWLRVCRDELNRGDALHLLAVRCDSELVAVAPLALRGDTLIFWGDPNVCDYSDVVVARGHEAPAYNALAAHVDALPWRAMRLHGLRADSPALEGLTSAFTARGWPVERVPEDVAPRMDIPSDWEAYVESLSKKDRHELRRKLRRLTSAGQVSLSANGGDLERDIQDLFQMMEVSRTDKADFLTPERRRFFQVMAAAMRGAGFLRLFFMTLDGQRVSTALCFDYGDCYKLYNSGYDPAQAHLSVGLLVKALCVKDAIEKGRKRFDFLRGAEPYKYDLGGRDNPIYTLAVSRG, encoded by the coding sequence ATGGAGTACGTCGTCCAGCAAGCCGAACTTGATACTATTCAGGAGCATTGGCACCAGCTTCTGGCCAGGTCCCCCGCTGATTGCGTCTTCTGCACCCCGGAATGGCTGCGCGTCTGCCGCGATGAGCTGAACCGGGGCGACGCGCTGCACCTCCTCGCGGTCCGCTGCGATAGCGAGCTGGTGGCGGTCGCGCCGCTGGCCCTGCGCGGCGACACGCTCATCTTCTGGGGCGACCCCAACGTCTGCGACTACTCGGACGTAGTCGTCGCACGGGGGCATGAAGCGCCTGCTTACAACGCCCTGGCCGCGCACGTGGACGCGCTGCCCTGGCGCGCCATGCGCCTGCACGGCCTGCGCGCCGACTCCCCCGCGCTGGAGGGACTGACGTCGGCCTTCACGGCGCGCGGCTGGCCGGTCGAGCGCGTCCCGGAGGACGTGGCCCCGCGCATGGATATTCCGTCCGACTGGGAGGCCTACGTGGAGTCCCTGTCCAAGAAGGACCGCCACGAGCTTCGTCGCAAGCTACGCAGGCTGACCTCCGCGGGTCAGGTGTCTCTCTCCGCCAACGGCGGCGACCTGGAGCGGGACATACAGGACCTGTTTCAAATGATGGAGGTAAGCCGGACGGACAAGGCCGACTTCCTGACACCGGAGCGGCGGCGCTTCTTCCAGGTCATGGCGGCGGCCATGCGGGGCGCGGGCTTTTTGCGGCTGTTTTTCATGACCCTGGATGGGCAGCGCGTATCCACGGCCCTTTGCTTTGATTACGGCGATTGCTATAAGTTGTACAATAGCGGCTACGACCCTGCTCAGGCCCACCTCAGCGTGGGCCTGTTGGTTAAGGCGCTGTGCGTGAAGGACGCCATCGAGAAGGGCCGGAAGCGGTTCGACTTCCTGCGCGGCGCCGAGCCGTACAAGTACGACCTGGGCGGCAGGGACAACCCAATCTACACTCTGGCCGTAAGCCGAGGCTAG
- a CDS encoding CpsB/CapC family capsule biosynthesis tyrosine phosphatase: protein MFDIHTHILPGVDDGPQAMADAVEMVRRAEQDGARTMVATPHGKDVSENFPNGAIRTVHDALRAELAKAGVGVDVLLGMENAMTADLHRKVAAGVQFPYPGGKYILVELPYFGYPTYADEVLFQLQLAGLTPVLAHPERTVLFQHHPNKLADMVERGMLVQVTAGGLLGLFGPECRKAIGEFLRMDIVHVIASDTHTPDGERGPGLRHAMEAAERLVGLARAEALVTTAPEAIARGEPLPELPPVSGPKRRWIFG from the coding sequence ATGTTTGACATTCACACCCACATCCTGCCTGGCGTGGACGACGGGCCGCAAGCGATGGCGGACGCCGTGGAGATGGTGCGGCGGGCGGAGCAGGACGGCGCGCGCACGATGGTCGCGACGCCCCACGGCAAGGACGTGTCCGAGAACTTCCCCAACGGGGCCATTCGCACGGTGCACGACGCCCTCCGCGCAGAGCTGGCGAAGGCGGGCGTCGGCGTGGACGTGCTGCTCGGCATGGAGAACGCCATGACGGCGGACCTGCACCGGAAGGTGGCGGCGGGCGTCCAGTTCCCTTACCCGGGCGGCAAATACATCCTGGTCGAGCTGCCGTACTTCGGTTATCCTACTTACGCCGACGAAGTCCTGTTCCAGTTGCAGCTCGCCGGGCTGACGCCGGTGCTGGCGCACCCGGAGCGGACGGTGCTGTTCCAGCACCACCCGAACAAGCTGGCCGACATGGTGGAGCGGGGGATGCTGGTGCAGGTGACGGCGGGCGGGCTGCTCGGCCTGTTCGGACCGGAATGCAGGAAGGCTATCGGGGAGTTCCTGCGGATGGACATCGTCCACGTCATTGCGTCGGACACGCACACGCCGGACGGCGAGCGCGGGCCGGGGCTGCGCCATGCGATGGAGGCGGCGGAGCGGCTGGTGGGGTTGGCGCGCGCCGAGGCGCTGGTGACGACGGCGCCGGAGGCGATTGCGCGCGGCGAGCCGCTGCCGGAGCTGCCGCCGGTCAGCGGGCCGAAGCGGCGGTGGATTTTCGGGTAG
- a CDS encoding glycosyltransferase, producing the protein MRIAAISVHGCPYARLGEKDTGGMNVYVLHLARELGKRGIAVDVYTRVHDLRDPVIFELGPNARVIHLRAGAYGEPKENLYRHLPEFVANLCGYWRENGLSYDVLHTHYWLSGWVGLLLRGHHPMPWVANFHTLGAIKRLVRPGEREPERRIQTEQRVLLRADASIALNPHERDEMVRLYGADSQRISVIPAGVDADLFQPVDRAEARRRLGLTPNGPVVLYVGRLEKLKGIDVLLQAAALLQDVPGLRLLVVGGNPSEDRERARLEAEARRLGIARMVRFEGSVKQEALPAYYSAADVCVVPSYYESFGLVAVESQACGTPVVAARAGGLAYTVQDGVTGYLIPDRRAELYADRIRTLLADAPLRARMGDAARKAVAPLTWGAMAERFGDVYRDVMAGVPPSDSSPAGAVVCRGHR; encoded by the coding sequence ATGCGCATCGCGGCTATCAGCGTACACGGGTGCCCCTACGCCCGTCTGGGCGAAAAGGACACGGGCGGGATGAACGTGTACGTCCTGCATCTCGCCCGTGAGCTTGGCAAGCGCGGAATCGCCGTGGACGTGTACACCCGCGTCCACGACCTGCGCGACCCCGTCATCTTCGAGCTGGGCCCGAACGCGCGCGTCATCCACCTGCGCGCGGGCGCCTACGGCGAGCCGAAGGAGAACCTCTACCGCCACCTGCCGGAGTTCGTGGCGAACCTGTGCGGCTACTGGCGGGAGAACGGCCTTTCCTACGACGTGCTGCATACCCACTACTGGCTCTCCGGCTGGGTGGGCCTGCTCCTGCGCGGCCATCACCCCATGCCGTGGGTCGCCAACTTTCACACCCTCGGCGCCATCAAGCGGCTGGTCCGCCCGGGCGAGCGCGAGCCGGAGCGGCGCATTCAGACCGAGCAGCGCGTCCTTCTGCGGGCGGACGCCTCCATCGCCCTCAACCCGCACGAGCGCGATGAGATGGTCCGGCTCTACGGTGCGGACTCTCAGCGTATCAGCGTCATTCCCGCCGGAGTGGACGCTGACCTCTTTCAGCCCGTGGACAGGGCTGAGGCCCGGCGACGCCTGGGCCTGACGCCGAACGGGCCAGTGGTGCTCTACGTGGGTCGCCTGGAGAAGCTGAAGGGCATTGACGTCCTTTTGCAGGCCGCGGCGCTGCTTCAGGACGTGCCGGGCCTGCGGCTGCTCGTAGTGGGCGGCAACCCATCGGAGGACCGCGAGCGCGCGCGGCTCGAGGCGGAGGCGCGCCGACTGGGCATTGCGCGCATGGTGCGCTTCGAGGGGTCGGTCAAGCAGGAGGCGCTGCCCGCCTACTACAGCGCCGCCGACGTGTGCGTCGTGCCGTCCTACTACGAGAGCTTCGGGCTGGTGGCCGTGGAGTCCCAGGCCTGCGGCACGCCCGTGGTGGCGGCGCGCGCGGGCGGACTAGCCTACACTGTCCAGGATGGCGTCACCGGCTACCTTATTCCCGACCGCCGCGCGGAGCTTTACGCCGACCGCATCCGCACGCTGCTGGCGGACGCGCCGCTCCGCGCGCGTATGGGCGACGCCGCGCGGAAGGCCGTCGCGCCGCTGACGTGGGGAGCGATGGCGGAGCGCTTCGGCGACGTGTACCGCGACGTCATGGCCGGCGTTCCGCCGTCCGACAGCTCGCCCGCGGGGGCCGTCGTCTGCCGGGGGCATCGCTAG
- the folE gene encoding GTP cyclohydrolase I FolE, translating into MADLKNIEQAVGRIIKAIGEDPRREGLRDTPRRIAEMYAEIFSGVGVDPSGELEVGFDEGHHEMVIIKDIPFYSLCEHHFLPFYGVAHIGYIPSGRVVGISKVARVLEVLARRPQLQERLTTQVAETLLKALKPDGVAVVIHAEHLCMTMRGIKKPGSSIVTSATRGAFRRRAVTRAEFLSLLQGRL; encoded by the coding sequence TTGGCTGACCTCAAGAACATCGAACAGGCCGTGGGCCGGATTATAAAGGCCATCGGCGAAGACCCGCGCCGGGAGGGCCTGCGCGACACGCCGCGCCGCATCGCCGAGATGTACGCCGAGATATTCTCCGGCGTCGGCGTGGACCCCAGCGGCGAGCTGGAGGTTGGATTCGACGAGGGCCATCATGAGATGGTCATCATCAAGGACATCCCGTTTTACTCGCTCTGCGAGCACCACTTCCTGCCCTTCTACGGCGTGGCGCATATCGGCTACATCCCCAGCGGCCGCGTGGTGGGCATCAGCAAGGTGGCGCGCGTGCTGGAGGTCCTGGCCCGGCGCCCTCAGCTCCAGGAACGCCTGACCACCCAGGTGGCGGAAACCCTCCTTAAAGCTCTCAAGCCCGACGGTGTCGCGGTGGTCATCCATGCGGAGCACCTCTGCATGACCATGCGCGGCATCAAGAAGCCGGGGAGCAGCATCGTGACGTCAGCCACGCGCGGCGCGTTCCGCCGCCGAGCGGTCACGCGGGCCGAATTCCTCTCCCTTCTTCAGGGCAGGCTCTAG
- a CDS encoding amidohydrolase family protein — protein MSSTELIDVHTHIFPSEEVSNRFLLSTGRTPQLVGTVPVLLANMRTLGISRTVMLMFMDIRTLIARDVAELPADLSLAQRKDRAEAIRKVWANKLSANNSWGYRETKAHPELMTFVGVDAAAMTEEEIRAEIAKGVREGTKGVKIVPSAMWLHPDDRRLLPAYDEAQRRGLPLLAQSGRTPALDAGGDPWGRPKYWTNVLPDFPKLRVILAHMGMGFEEEVAQLTARFPNVYADLSHRLHELDKPGAMTSQELAGWIRKIGVDRLMFGTNFPLNDAAACVRGFRALPLTDAEREAVGSGNAKRLLGI, from the coding sequence GTGTCTTCGACAGAGCTTATTGACGTCCACACGCACATATTCCCCTCGGAGGAGGTCAGCAACCGCTTCCTCCTCTCGACGGGCCGCACGCCCCAGCTCGTGGGCACGGTCCCCGTGCTTCTTGCCAACATGCGGACGCTGGGCATCAGCCGGACGGTGATGCTGATGTTCATGGACATCCGCACGCTCATCGCGCGGGACGTGGCGGAGCTGCCCGCGGACCTGTCGCTGGCGCAGCGCAAGGACCGCGCCGAAGCGATACGCAAGGTGTGGGCCAACAAGCTTTCGGCGAACAACTCGTGGGGCTACCGCGAAACGAAGGCGCACCCCGAGCTGATGACCTTCGTCGGCGTTGACGCGGCGGCGATGACGGAGGAGGAGATACGCGCCGAGATAGCGAAGGGCGTCAGGGAAGGCACGAAGGGGGTGAAGATCGTGCCCAGCGCCATGTGGCTGCACCCCGACGACAGGCGGCTGTTGCCCGCCTACGACGAGGCCCAGCGCCGCGGCCTGCCGCTCCTCGCCCAGTCGGGGCGCACGCCCGCGCTGGACGCCGGCGGCGACCCCTGGGGCCGCCCGAAGTACTGGACCAACGTCCTGCCCGACTTCCCCAAGCTGCGCGTCATCCTCGCCCACATGGGCATGGGCTTCGAGGAGGAGGTGGCCCAGCTCACGGCCCGCTTCCCGAACGTGTACGCCGACCTGTCGCACCGCCTGCACGAGCTGGACAAGCCCGGCGCGATGACCTCCCAGGAGTTGGCCGGATGGATTCGGAAAATAGGCGTGGACCGGCTGATGTTCGGGACGAACTTCCCGCTGAACGACGCGGCGGCTTGCGTGCGGGGGTTCCGCGCGCTGCCGCTCACGGACGCGGAGCGGGAGGCGGTCGGCAGCGGGAACGCGAAGCGGCTGCTGGGAATATAA
- a CDS encoding PIG-L deacetylase family protein — protein MSKFDTKALMVSPHPDDAEIQAGGTIARWVKEGHRVVYVLCTSGDKGTDDPKMTPRRLAKMREKEQMDAARILGVSEVEFLRYHDGELEDTREFLGNLVHAIRFYRPEIVMAPDPYRTKFFQHRDHRMAGIAALDAVYPYSRDRLHFPEHEKEGLKPHKVAEIYFYGPDEPETFVDITDTMNLKIKSVLAHVCQMGNGRDVKKWMQQRAAETGKKAKVKYAEGFRRLVARR, from the coding sequence ATGTCCAAGTTCGACACAAAGGCGCTGATGGTGTCTCCTCACCCGGACGACGCCGAGATTCAGGCGGGCGGCACAATCGCCCGGTGGGTCAAGGAAGGTCACCGTGTGGTCTATGTCCTGTGCACCAGCGGCGACAAGGGCACCGACGACCCGAAGATGACGCCCCGGCGGCTGGCGAAGATGCGCGAGAAAGAGCAGATGGATGCGGCCCGCATCCTGGGCGTCTCCGAGGTAGAATTTCTACGCTATCATGACGGCGAGCTGGAGGACACCCGCGAGTTTCTGGGCAATCTGGTGCACGCCATCCGCTTCTACCGGCCGGAGATCGTCATGGCGCCGGACCCCTATCGCACGAAGTTCTTTCAGCACCGCGACCACCGCATGGCGGGCATCGCGGCCCTGGACGCCGTCTATCCTTACTCGCGGGACCGGCTGCACTTTCCGGAACACGAGAAGGAGGGGCTGAAGCCGCACAAGGTGGCGGAGATATACTTCTACGGGCCGGACGAGCCGGAAACCTTTGTGGACATCACCGACACGATGAATTTGAAGATCAAGTCGGTCCTTGCCCACGTCTGCCAGATGGGGAACGGCCGGGACGTGAAGAAGTGGATGCAGCAGCGGGCCGCGGAGACGGGCAAGAAGGCCAAGGTCAAGTACGCGGAGGGTTTCCGTCGGCTGGTGGCGCGGCGCTAG
- a CDS encoding homoserine dehydrogenase produces MSKKDELGVGLLGLGVVGGGVAEVLSQKADLFARQAGCVPLLRHVLVRDPAKRRSAEVPASLLTTDPRAILDDPDVRLVIEVMGGENPAVDYIREALQKGKAVVTANKEVMAKHGPELLALADKRGVDLLFEASVGGGIPLIAPFQRDLIANRVTAVHAIINGTTNYILTRMAVEGLEFGAALRQAQDLGYAEPDPDNDISGRDAAYKIAILASLAFRAVVHASDVHYEGIGRLAPRDFRYARELGYTIKLLAIAKEEDGVVHARVHPAFVPDHWLLAKVDGVFNAVQVDGDLVGRLLFYGQGAGARPTTSAILANVMEAARNITEGRRNARLRLDARKSIKPFDAIETGYYLRIWVPDRPGILAQIARVLGDRQISIASVIQKEADPSNQSAELVIMTHTAREADMQGALCELERHSAVTQVGNFVRVEA; encoded by the coding sequence GTGAGCAAGAAGGATGAGCTTGGTGTCGGCCTGCTTGGGCTGGGTGTTGTCGGCGGCGGCGTAGCCGAAGTCCTCAGCCAGAAGGCCGATCTTTTCGCCCGCCAGGCTGGCTGCGTTCCTCTCCTGCGCCACGTCCTGGTGCGCGACCCCGCCAAGCGGCGCTCCGCGGAAGTCCCCGCCTCCCTACTCACCACCGACCCCCGCGCCATTTTGGACGACCCGGACGTGCGCCTTGTCATTGAGGTCATGGGCGGCGAGAACCCCGCCGTTGACTACATCCGCGAGGCGCTGCAAAAGGGCAAGGCCGTGGTCACCGCCAACAAGGAGGTCATGGCCAAGCATGGGCCGGAGCTTCTCGCACTGGCGGACAAGCGCGGCGTGGACCTGCTGTTTGAGGCGAGCGTCGGCGGCGGCATCCCGCTCATCGCTCCCTTCCAACGCGACCTCATCGCCAACCGCGTCACGGCTGTCCACGCCATCATCAACGGCACGACCAATTACATCCTGACGCGGATGGCCGTCGAGGGCCTGGAGTTCGGCGCGGCCCTGCGCCAGGCCCAGGACCTGGGCTACGCGGAGCCGGACCCGGACAACGACATCAGCGGCCGCGACGCGGCCTACAAGATCGCCATCCTCGCCTCCCTTGCCTTCCGCGCCGTGGTCCACGCCTCGGATGTTCACTACGAGGGCATAGGCCGCCTGGCGCCCCGCGACTTCCGCTACGCGCGGGAGCTGGGCTACACCATCAAGCTGCTTGCCATCGCCAAGGAGGAGGACGGCGTGGTCCATGCGCGGGTCCATCCCGCCTTCGTGCCCGACCACTGGCTTCTGGCCAAGGTGGACGGCGTCTTCAACGCTGTGCAGGTGGACGGCGACCTGGTAGGCCGGTTGCTGTTCTACGGCCAGGGCGCAGGCGCAAGGCCAACCACCAGCGCCATTCTGGCCAACGTGATGGAGGCGGCGCGCAACATCACGGAGGGCAGGCGGAACGCCCGCCTGCGGCTGGACGCGCGGAAGAGCATCAAGCCCTTTGACGCCATTGAAACCGGATACTACTTGCGGATATGGGTTCCGGACCGGCCGGGCATTCTGGCCCAAATAGCGCGGGTGCTGGGCGACAGGCAGATCAGCATCGCCTCCGTCATTCAGAAGGAGGCCGACCCGTCCAACCAGTCGGCGGAGCTGGTCATCATGACCCACACGGCGCGGGAGGCCGACATGCAGGGCGCCCTGTGCGAGCTGGAGCGGCACTCAGCGGTGACTCAGGTCGGTAATTTCGTACGGGTTGAGGCCTAG
- the thrC gene encoding threonine synthase, with translation MGTGVLTRYKDYLPVTPQTPLISLGEGDTPLVRSQTIEKELGCELYFKLEGCNPTGSFKDRGMVVAVAKAVEAGTTVIMCASTGNTSASAAAYGARMGLRTVVVVPRGNIALGKLAQALIYGAKLVPINGTFDDALGIVRTLAQKYPVTLVNSVNPFRIEGQKTAAFEVVDILGDAPHYLFIPVGNAGNITAYWKGFREYRKAGKSSRLPGMMGFEAEGAAPIVRGEPIKSPKTVASAIRIGNPASWHGALAARDESGGRIDSVSDDEIITAYKLLARSEGVFGEPASAASVAGLLKLSREGLNLKNKRVVCVITGSGLKDPDTATGAAEPPPADGVAADLDSVERFLGWVEGQLPVGGAKHT, from the coding sequence ATGGGTACCGGCGTTCTGACGCGCTATAAGGACTACCTGCCCGTAACGCCCCAGACACCCCTCATCTCTCTGGGTGAGGGGGACACTCCTCTGGTGCGCTCCCAGACCATTGAGAAAGAACTGGGCTGCGAGCTTTACTTCAAGCTGGAGGGATGCAATCCCACCGGCTCTTTCAAGGACCGGGGCATGGTGGTGGCGGTGGCCAAGGCGGTGGAGGCAGGCACCACGGTCATCATGTGCGCGTCCACGGGCAACACCAGCGCCTCCGCGGCGGCCTACGGCGCGCGCATGGGGCTGCGCACCGTCGTCGTCGTGCCGCGCGGCAACATCGCCCTGGGCAAGCTGGCCCAGGCGCTCATCTACGGCGCGAAACTGGTGCCCATCAACGGCACCTTCGACGACGCCCTGGGCATCGTGCGGACTTTGGCCCAGAAGTACCCCGTCACACTCGTCAACTCGGTCAATCCCTTCCGCATCGAGGGGCAGAAGACCGCGGCGTTCGAGGTGGTGGACATCCTGGGCGACGCCCCGCACTACCTGTTCATCCCGGTGGGCAACGCGGGCAACATCACCGCCTACTGGAAAGGCTTCCGGGAGTACCGCAAGGCGGGCAAGAGCTCCCGGCTGCCCGGCATGATGGGCTTCGAGGCGGAGGGCGCGGCCCCCATCGTGCGCGGCGAGCCGATCAAGAGCCCCAAGACCGTGGCCTCGGCCATCCGCATCGGCAATCCAGCGAGCTGGCACGGCGCTCTGGCGGCGCGGGACGAGTCCGGCGGGCGCATTGACAGCGTATCAGATGATGAGATTATCACCGCGTACAAGCTGCTGGCCCGAAGCGAGGGTGTGTTCGGCGAACCGGCCTCGGCGGCGTCCGTGGCGGGCCTGCTGAAACTTTCGCGCGAGGGCCTGAATCTAAAGAACAAGCGGGTCGTGTGCGTCATCACCGGCAGCGGCCTGAAGGACCCGGACACGGCCACCGGCGCCGCGGAGCCGCCGCCAGCGGATGGTGTGGCCGCTGACCTGGACTCGGTGGAGCGCTTCCTGGGCTGGGTGGAAGGACAGCTTCCTGTGGGCGGGGCCAAACATACGTAG
- a CDS encoding peptidylprolyl isomerase, giving the protein MSTKKPGKASPSPQPPVSRGQAGRWRKQQKLQRTTVIAGVVAILLILAIPVYGYLETVVFPFNETIVKVNDKVFTMNDYVRTLRLFKTGSDISGQQLNLGIVPFEVLQILEDNEILRQAAPRVGLQVTDQEIDQELRKRVLPQDAKAQPSPVELEREFKEGYAQRLSLLKLSDAEYRDVVRADLLREKVRDMLGVQLPTVTRQARLDMVLTSNERLSQVQTELQKGTDFKLISKQLSTDPDLQDSEGDYGWTPVGVTPEMDDDVFGLQPGNISAPIEAKDGFYILKTVERTGDRVHILAMKVADKDKAQDALSKYRQASEDFAVAFNEFNADPDLKAKNGDLGFVEKGYQGGLFDEALFGLPIGKISDPMGAAQGIYFIRVVERAEARRIDDKRRDVLKTKALEKWLQDERKNNKVERFFNDRRYSWAVDQITKELRSSPPPQPRQGQGSQ; this is encoded by the coding sequence AGGCCAGCCCGTCCCCCCAGCCGCCTGTCAGCCGCGGGCAGGCGGGCCGCTGGCGTAAGCAGCAGAAGCTGCAGCGCACCACCGTCATCGCCGGTGTGGTGGCCATCCTGCTTATTTTGGCTATCCCCGTCTACGGCTATTTGGAGACGGTGGTCTTCCCGTTCAACGAGACGATCGTCAAGGTGAACGACAAGGTGTTCACTATGAACGATTACGTGCGCACGCTTCGCCTTTTCAAGACCGGCTCGGATATCAGCGGCCAGCAGCTCAACCTGGGCATCGTTCCGTTTGAGGTACTGCAAATCCTGGAAGACAACGAGATTCTCCGGCAGGCAGCCCCGCGCGTGGGCTTGCAGGTCACCGATCAGGAGATAGACCAGGAGCTACGCAAGCGGGTGCTGCCCCAGGACGCCAAGGCCCAGCCCTCCCCGGTGGAGCTTGAACGGGAGTTCAAGGAGGGCTACGCCCAGCGCCTGAGCCTGCTGAAGCTGTCTGACGCCGAGTACCGGGACGTCGTCCGGGCGGACCTGCTCCGCGAGAAGGTCAGGGACATGCTGGGCGTGCAATTGCCCACGGTGACGCGTCAAGCTCGCTTGGATATGGTTCTTACCTCCAATGAGAGGCTCAGCCAGGTCCAGACCGAGTTGCAAAAAGGAACGGACTTCAAGCTCATCTCCAAGCAGCTCTCCACCGACCCAGACCTTCAGGACAGCGAAGGCGACTACGGGTGGACGCCTGTCGGTGTCACTCCCGAGATGGACGATGACGTTTTTGGACTGCAGCCGGGCAACATCAGCGCGCCCATAGAGGCCAAGGACGGCTTCTACATCCTCAAGACTGTAGAGCGCACCGGCGACCGCGTCCATATCCTGGCCATGAAAGTGGCGGACAAGGACAAGGCGCAGGATGCTCTGTCCAAGTACCGGCAGGCCAGCGAAGACTTCGCCGTGGCTTTTAATGAGTTCAATGCCGACCCTGACCTGAAGGCCAAGAACGGCGACCTGGGATTCGTCGAGAAGGGCTATCAGGGCGGTCTCTTTGACGAGGCGCTCTTCGGCCTGCCCATCGGTAAAATAAGCGATCCCATGGGCGCGGCGCAGGGCATCTATTTTATTCGGGTCGTGGAGCGGGCCGAGGCGCGGCGGATAGACGACAAGCGCCGAGACGTACTGAAGACCAAGGCGCTGGAAAAGTGGCTCCAAGATGAGCGCAAGAACAACAAGGTGGAGCGCTTCTTCAACGACCGTCGGTACTCCTGGGCCGTTGACCAGATCACCAAGGAGTTGCGGAGCAGTCCACCACCCCAGCCCCGCCAGGGGCAAGGGTCTCAGTGA